The proteins below come from a single Larimichthys crocea isolate SSNF chromosome II, L_crocea_2.0, whole genome shotgun sequence genomic window:
- the LOC104934052 gene encoding integrin beta-1 has translation MDLRLLLIAALSAVLGGSWAQQEGSICIKANAQSCGECIQVAKSCGWCSDQEFLTVGESKSARCDDLDSLKKRSCTKIENPVGSISIDKDKPVTNRKKDSEKPDPGQITQIQPQKLTLTLRTGEPQTFKLKFKRAEDYPIDLYYLMDLSYSMNDDLENVKNLGTDLMLEMRKITSDFRIGFGSFVEKTVMPYISTTPARLINPCTGNQNCTSPFSYKNVLKLTNKGDEFNRLVSQQQISGNLDSPEGGFDAIMQVAVCEEQIGWRNVTRLLVFSTDAGFHFAGDGKLGGIVLPNDGKCHLENNMYTMSHYYDYPSIAHLVQKLSDHNIQTIFAVTEEFQPVYKELKNLIPKSAVGTLSANSSNVIKLIIDAYNSLSSEVILENGRLPEGVSITYKSICKNGVEGTGENGRKCSNISIGDEVSFEISVEFQKCPSHDKTETIKIKPLGFTEEVEVVLNFICDCQCAKDGENNSKQCDDGNGTFECGACKCNEGRIGRLCECSKDEVRTEDLDANCRKDNGTDICSNNGDCVCGSCECKKRENPAEVYSGKYCECDNFNCDRSGNKLCGGHGRCECRKCICDANYTGSACDCSLDTSYCLAKNGQICNGRGTCECGVCKCNNAKFQGPTCEICPTCPGVCAEHKTCVQCRAFNAGEKKDTCERDCSYFELIKVKSRDKLPQPTDQSFPLTHCKERDANDCWFYYTFAIRNDTKEVYVVETLECPAGPDIIPIVAGVVAGIVLIGLALLLIWKLLMIIHDRREFAKFEKEKMNAKWDTGENPIYKSAVTTVVNPKYEGK, from the exons ATGGATCTGCGGTTACTTTTAATAGCGGCGTTATCGGCCGTCCTCGGTGGCAGCTGGGCACAGCAAG AGGGGAGCATATGCATCAAGGCGAACGCACAGTCATGTGGGGAATGCATTCAGGTCGCCAAGTCGTGTGGATGGTGCTCGGATCAA GAATTCCTCACTGTCGGTGAGTCCAAGTCCGCTCGCTGTGATGACCTGGACTCCCTGAAGAAGAGAAGTTGTACCAAAATCGAGAACCCGGTCGGATCGATCAGCATCGATAAGGACAAGCCCGTCACCAACCGCAAGAAGGACAGCGAGAAACCGGATCCTGGCCAGATTACACAGATCCAACCCCAGAAACTCACCCTGACACTCAGAACTG GTGAGCCCCAGACTTTTAAGCTGAAATTCAAGCGTGCTGAGGACTACCCCATCGACCTGTACTACCTTATGGACCTCTCCTACTCCATGAACGACGATTTGGAAAACGTCAAGAACCTTGGCACTGACCTCATGCTTGAAATGAGAAAGATCACCTCAGATTTCAGGATCG GTTTCGGCTCGTTTGTGGAGAAGACGGTCATGCCGTACATCAGCACCACGCCTGCCAGGCTCATCAACCCCTGCACAGGGAACCAGAACTGTACGAGCCCCTTCAGCTATAAGAACGTCCTGAAGCTCACAAACAAGGGAGACGAGTTCAATCGCTTGGTCAGTCAGCAGCAGATCTCAGGAAACCTGGACTCTCCAGAGGGAGGCTTCGATGCCATCATGCAGGTGGCGGTCTGTGAG GAGCAAATCGGTTGGAGGAATGTGACCCGTCTGCTGGTGTTTTCCACCGACGCTGGTTTCCACTTTGCTGGTGACGGCAAACTGGGCGGCATCGTCCTGCCTAACGATGGGAAGTGTCACCTGGAGAACAACATGTACACCATGAGCCACTACTAT GACTACCCCTCCATCGCCCATTTGGTTCAGAAACTGAGTGACCACAACATCCAGACCATCTTTGCTGTAACTGAGGAATTCCAGCCTGTTTACAAG GAGTTGAAAAATCTGATTCCCAAATCGGCCGTTGGCACGCTGTCCGCCAACTCCAGCAACGTGATCAAACTCATTATTGACGCTTACAAC TCTTTGTCATCTGAGGTCATCCTGGAAAACGGCAGGCTGCCCGAAGGAGTTTCCATCACCTACAAGTCCATCTGTAAGAACGGCGTGGAGGGAACAGGGGAGAACGGCAGGAAGTGCTCCAACATCTCCATCGGAGACGAG GTGTCTTTCGAGATTTCCGTCGAATTCCAGAAGTGTCCGTCGCATGACAAGACCGAGACCATTAAAATTAAACCTCTGGGCTTcactgaggaggtggaggtagtTCTGAACTTCATCTGCGACTGTCAATGCGCCAAAGACGGCGAGAACAACAGTAAGCAGTGCGACGACGGCAACGGGACCTTCGAGTGTGGAGCCTGCAA GTGTAATGAAGGACGTATCGGACGCCTCTGTGAGTGCAGCAAAGACGAAGTGCGGACGGAGGACTTGGACGCCAACTGCCGAAAAGACAACGGTACGGACATCTGCAGCAACAACGGCGACTGTGTCTGCGGCAGCTGCGAATGCAAGAAGCGCGAGAACCCCGCAGAGGTCTACAGCGGCAAGTACTGCGAGTGCGACAACTTCAACTGCGACCGTTCAGGCAACAAGCTCTGCGGAG GACACGGCCGCTGCGAATGCAGGAAGTGCATCTGTGACGCCAACTACACCGGCAGCGCCTGCGACTGCTCCCTGGACACTTCCTACTGCCTTGCCAAGAACGGGCAGATCTGTAACGGCCGCGGTACTTGCGAGTGCGGAGTCTGCAAATGCAACAACGCCAAATTCCAGGGTCCGACCTGTGAGATCTGTCCCACGTGCCCCGGCGTCTGCGCTGAGCACAA aaCTTGTGTGCAGTGCCGAGCGTTCAATGCCGGTGAGAAGAAGGATACATGTGAGCGGGACTGCAGCTACTTCGAGCTGATCAAGGTGAAGAGTCGTGACAAGCTGCCACAGCCCACGGACCAGAGCTTCCCACTCACCCACTGCAAAGAGCGTGACGCCAACGACTGCTGGTTCTACTACACCTTCGCCATCAGGAACGACACCAAGGAGGTCTACGTGGTGGAGACGTTGG AGTGCCCAGCGGGACCTGACATCATCCCCATCGTGGCAGGCGTGGTAGCGGGCATTGTGCTGATCGGCCTCGCTCTGCTGCTTATCTGGAAACTGCTCATGATCATCCACGACCGCAGAGAGTTCGCCAAGTTcgagaaggagaagatgaacGCCAAGTGGGACACG GGTGAGAATCCGATCTACAAAAGCGCCGTAACAACAGTCGTCAATCCAAAGTACGAGGGCAAATGA